The Homalodisca vitripennis isolate AUS2020 unplaced genomic scaffold, UT_GWSS_2.1 ScUCBcl_1756;HRSCAF=5779, whole genome shotgun sequence genome has a window encoding:
- the LOC124371633 gene encoding uncharacterized protein LOC124371633 codes for MGYKKPRLIFSAEQEKQLSDYAVQAAKIFYGISPKEMRNIAFEFAIANKVPVPENWVANRQASNDWFTKFMQRNENVSIRVPEATSLSRSTSFNKHNVDLFFQNLELVLNQNKFTANDIWNIDETGTGTVQKPVKIIAQKGEKRVGGMTSAERGTNVTMVLAVNAEGNSVPPMFVFPRKFYKDHFVRDGPVGCCGTANPSGWITGPDFLFYMKHFVKKVRCSKESPVLVLLDNHSAHLHIDVLDYCKENGITLLSFPPHTTNRLQPLDVSVFGPFKKLFNDAMCGWMKCHPGNTVSIYDIPTVVRTALPKAATPSNIQAGFRSTGIWEFNKHIFTEEDFLCSSVTDRPLNSPIVEVGQCEVEEGRPRDDATIREMEESQHHQEPQPSTSYANQPCPFNAQVLSVSPMDIRPLPKAGPRKSQKRKSLKSAILTSTPVKENIRIEEMERQCKPSEKRDTMNKPPWCIYHTRWWLTNANDSVAESKNLFEP; via the exons atggGGTACAAAAAACCTAGACTGATATTTTCGGCTGAACAAGAAAAACAACTCTCTGATTATGCTGTTCAGGCAgcgaaaatattttatggtatcaGCCCAAAAGAAATGAGGAATATAGCTTTTGAATTTGCTATTGCCAACAAAGTTCCTGTCCCTGAGAATTGGGTTGCTAATAGGCAAGCCAGTAATGATTGGTTTACAAAGTTTATGCAGCGCAACGAAAATGTTTCCATTCGAGTTCCTGAGGCCACCAGCTTAAGTCGTAGTACAAGCTTCAATAAACATAATGtcgatttgttttttcaaaaCCTGGAGTTAGTGttgaatcaaaacaaatttacagcTAATGACATTTGGAATATTGACGAGACAGGGACTGGAACTGTTCAAAAACCGGTGAAAATTATCGCACAGAAAGGCGAGAAAAGAGTTGGAGGTATGACTTCAGCCGAGAGAGGGACTAATGTGACTATGGTTCTAGCTGTAAATGCAGAGGGAAATTCAGTTCCTCCAATGTTTGTATTTCCTAGAAAGTTTTACAAGGATCATTTTGTACGTGATGGACCAGTAGGTTGCTGTGGCACTGCTAATCCAAGCGGTTGGATTACAGGCCCTGACTTTTTgttttacatgaaacattttGTCAAAAAGGTTAGGTGCTCAAAAGAATCACCAGTGTTGGTGTTGCTCGACAACCATAGTGCTCATCTGCATATAGACGTTCTTGACTATTGCAAAGAGAATGGCATTACTCTGCTGTCGTTTCCTCCCCACACAACAAACAGACTTCAACCACTCGACGTCTCTGTTTTTGGTCcatttaagaaattattcaaCGATGCTATGTGTGGGTGGATGAAATGTCATCCTGGAAACACAGTCTCTATTTATGACATCCCAACTGTAGTGAGAACAGCACTGCCAAAAGCGGCAACACCATCAAACATACAGGCAGGATTTCGTTCTACTGGAATATGGgaattcaataaacatatttttactgaaGAAGACTTTCTATGTTCTTCAGTAACCGACCGTCCATTGAATAGCCCTATTGTAGAAGTGGGCCAATGTGAGGTTGAAGAAGGTAGGCCTAGAGATGATGCCACCATTAGGGAAATGGAAGAGTCTCAGCATCACCAAGAACCTCAACCCAGCACATCATATGCCAACCAACCATGTCCATTTAACGCCCAGGTTTTGTCAGTCAGCCCTATGGATATAAGACCTCTACCAAAAGCTGGTCCACGCAAAAGTCAAAAACGCAAGAGCCTAAAGTCTGCAATTCTGACAAGCACACCCGTTAAGGAGAACATTCGCATAGAAGAGATGGAGAGGC AATGCAAACCCAGTGAGAAACGAGATACAATGAACAAACCACCATGGTGCATTTATCACACCAGATGGTGGCTCACGAATGCTAATGACAGTGTTGCAGAGAGTAAGAACTTGTTTGAGCCATGA